In Chelonia mydas isolate rCheMyd1 chromosome 18, rCheMyd1.pri.v2, whole genome shotgun sequence, a single genomic region encodes these proteins:
- the HES3 gene encoding transcription factor HES-3 produces the protein MVTQPGGQEKPLLCSFRKISKPLMEKKRRARINVSLEQLKALLEKHYSHHIRKRKLEKADILELSVKYMKSLQNSVQGKTPFPRGSNRLSASVAG, from the exons ATGGTCACCCAGCCCGGAGGGCAGGAGAAACCGCTGCTCTGTAGCTTCCGCAAG ATCTCAAAACCCTTGatggagaagaagagaagagccagGATTAACGTGTCTCTGGAGCAGCTGAAGGCGCTGCTAGAAAAGCACTATTCCCACCAC atcaGAAAGCGCAAACTGGAGAAGGCAGATATCCTGGAGCTGAGCGTCAAGTACATGAAAAGCCTCCAGAATTCTGTCCAAGGTAAAACCCCGTTTCCTCGCGGGAGTAACAGGCTCTCGGCGTCTGTTGCTGGGTAG